A window of Globicephala melas chromosome 2, mGloMel1.2, whole genome shotgun sequence genomic DNA:
AGAGTGGAGGGTACTGGGGAAACTCCACCCCTCCCTGTTTTCTGCCTTCTTCcctatttctcttcttcccaggagagggagggagagtcaGGGTAGGGAGGGAAcaagcttttccttttttatttctgggcACCAAAGAGAGAAagtgtggaggtgggggtggaggtggagtaGGAAACCAGGAGCCGGAAATGATATGAAAGGAGAGCAGGCAAAGATGTTCTGGCTGTACTGTTAATTATTCGTAACCTTGGTGAGTTACTGTAAGTGCCTCAGTCCTCCCGTGTGTCAAATGAGGGAGTTGGACGTGAAGGTCTCTAAGGTTCCTTCCAGCTTgcaaattctctatttttttgaGGTGGGATATAGTCCAAGATGGGGCAGGCAAAAAGGAAGCTAAGTGCAAATCAAAGCCCCTCAGGGGATCAGAGAGAAGTCTGGAAAGGATGAGAGGCCAGGCTTTGAGGAGAAGAGGGACCAGGAAGGATGGGAGACTCAGAGGGCACAGGGCAGAGTCGGGGAGGGGAGGGTCTCTCACCGGCTGGGCGGGCCTCTCGGACGCAGCAGCCTCCTCAGCCTCTTCCATCAGGCACCCGGCTTCAGGACCCCTCGAGGACAGGCCCCTCAGGACTGGCAAGGCTGTGGGCTCCGGCTCCGAGCGCCCTGGGGTCCTCATCTGGAGCAAGGGCTCTtcatcctccccttcctcctctcgaAGACTTCCGGAACTGTCGCTGCAGCCTCCGAGGAGTGGGGAGCCATCTCTGGGCTCTGGTCCCTGCAGCCCAGCCTCATCCTCTGCCTCATAGCCAGCTAGTTCTTCTGCCTGCTCACCGGGGCCCCCCCACTCCTCAGGCCAAGCTTTGGGGCTGGAGAAGGGACCTCGGTCCCCTCCAGAAGGCAGTGGGCTCCGGCAGGCAGGGGGTCGCCAGGGTTGGCGGGAGGAGGCAGGGCTGCTGGGCAGTTCAGGGGAGCCCTCTGAGGGGGTCAGTCCATTCTCGTACACCCCAGGGCTGTCCTCATCCAAGGGCTCTGTGTCAGAACCTTCTGAGTCCTGCCTGGGTCTGCGGCCTGGGGCAGGGATAGCTAAGAATCAGAGGGGATGAACTGGCCTTGGGCTGCAGAAGCTACAGCTGTATCCCCCTGCCTGGGCGCCTCCCAGGACTCTGGTACCCCCAGGTTTACAGCCTCTCATTGCCAGACCCCAACCCCCTAGTCCTATGACCCTATTTCATAAATTCCTACTTCGCTCCTCAAACAGCTGGGCCTGGTCCCCACCCCCTGTCCCCGTAGATCCTCATACCCTGGCCTTTcccgcccccgtcccctgcagggattcccttcccctttctccatgcccaggccccccagctccccaggaagccaccccctcccccggccctgcCCCAGGCTGCCCACGCCTCACCTGGGGCCTCCAACATGGGCTGCAGGTCCTGGGCTATCAGTTTGGCCATTCGAGCTGCCTCCACAGCCTTCTCGGCGACACTGCTGGCTGCCACTGCCTTTAGAAGGGCGTCTGCTGCCCTGTTGGGTTCCAGGGACACTGTCTTAACAGACCTACTCCAGTCCCTTGGCCCAGGTCCCCACTGCATCACACCCCCCAGATCTGAGCTCACCTCTGGACTCCTCACCCTTGCTCACACTCTGCCAGCTGCTCCCCTTCCCCGGCAGGGCAGCCGGCCTTCGGTTTCCTCCCCTAGATCTGGGCCACGCTTGCTGTCATCACACCTTCCTGCTCCTCTCTCACTCCCTCCACCATTCCATCCAGTAGTAACACTTCCCTTCCTCCAGCTGCAGGGCCAggccctccccactgccctcaaCTCTGTTATTCCATCCCTGTCCTGCTCCCTCCCAGTGACAAATGAGGCCTCACTCTCTTAGCACATCTCTCTGCGGCTGCACCTGCTTGGTGCTCACAAGCTATGCCTCTTTGCTGTGTTGCTACCTCTTGTTATGAGAATTTTACATCTTGTTTTCTTCAGCCACTTCTGTTATCACATCGTTCTCCCTGCCCCCGATCACTGCCACTGCCCCCCCGCCCCATTTCCTCATTTCTGAGCTCTGGAACTGGAGTAAGGGTGGGTCTGCCCTTTCTGCTACTGTCTATTCCCTCTCCCTGCTAACATGCATGCTTTCTCACCATTGTGATTACACCTTCTAAGAGGTGAGCTCTTCATCTCCCTTCCACAACCCCCCTTCAACCCTGCTCTGCTCCTTAGTTACAGGTAACCTTGAAGCATTATCAATCCTTTCCCCTCTGGTTTTTCTCAATTCTCCATCTGATGTCAGATGTTTCCTcaattttcccttcccttttacCTTCTGCTGTTAATCATAGATGCCttgtaattactattattatttaacatctttattggagtataattgctttacaatggtgcgttagtttctgctgtatcacaaagtgaatcagctatacatatacatatccccatatctcctccctcttgcgtctccctccaaccctccctatcccaccccgatGCCTTGTAATTACTAAATTAGTTCTGTAATCTTGACTGAAGGTGGGGCGTAAAGGATCAGAGGTAGAGGTAATCAGATATACTTGCCAGGGGCTTGAATGCATCAAGACCCATGACTCCCTCTGGCCCTGGGCCTGTTGTATCTGGTCTAAGAAAGCAATCTACGTATGGGGGTAGGGAGAAGGGTCATGGTGTCCCCTGTCATCTTAGGTCTACTTCCTCTCTATATACCTTGGGAGATATGGTCAGCCTCCTCCCCTCAAACCTGGTGGGTCAAGACCTTTAGAACCTGCTTGGAGGGATCTCAGATAACCCTGCTCTTCTGTCTTAGGGCTTTCAGGATCTATATGCCTAGCCCTGTCCTGAAACTGAGCTGGTCTCAGAGCTTAAGGCAGGGGATGAGGATCACAGTTTTGGGTTGCATTGAGTTCTGTTGGCAGCCAAGAAACTGCAACATTGACAAGGTCCTGTATTTTTGACTTTGGAGGGTATGGTTGATCAAATCCTAGCCAGTAGACCCAGTCAGTGCTCAGGCATCAGGCCAGGCTCAGGCTACCTGGCAGAGGCACCTACTGCTGGGGCCCTGCTGTTTCCATGGCAACCAGCAGCCAATCAGGTTTGCCAGGCCTGTTGCTGGGGAGACCAACCAGCCTCCTCCCACTGCCTGATCTTTCTGGCTACTGAGATCAGTTTTTCCTGCACATGCCCACTCTCCATCCAGCCTGAAGTGCTCCCTGGtgctctgccctcccccttccctggctTAAGGCCCTGGACTCTAACCATCCAGACACTTGGATATATCTACAGATAGACATTCTCTGGTTCAGGCATCTACTCTGGATATGACCTGTTTactcactcacatacacacacacacacacacacacacacaccccttgtcACCCATTTTACAAACTCACTGAAGCATATTTGGACGTATCTTGACTTTTCATCCTCTGAAACACTCTCAAATTCAAACAAGATCCTTCAACTGTGCCCtcccttttaaagaaaaaccaaTATCTAAAAATTCCTATGTGTAAATTGTATAAATCAGGGGCTTACGAACTCCTCACAAatagatttttggttttctttagtcACAAGCCATATGCAGCTAttaagcacttaaaatgtggcgAGTCTAAACTGAATGATGTACTCTAAGTGCAAAATACATattagatttcaaagacttaagaAAAATGGGAGGGGGGATGTAAAATCTCTCCTTAATTATTTCATATTGATTTTaggttgaaatgataatattttggatatatcgggttaaataaaaatatattatttaaattaatttcatttgtttctttgtaattttttcataCAGCTACTAGAAGATTCAAAATTATGTACTAGGCTTACATTATATTCCTACTGGACTGCACTGCTTTAGATAATGAGGTTCCTGATGCATGAAATGTAATCTGATTTGcagaaagaaaatttcatttatagGCAAGTCTCCTCCCCTTCAACCTTTATCCGTTGGGTTAAGGGAGGCAGAAGAGACAAAGCTGAGAGGGACTATCTTTTCAGGTGGATAGATCAGCTGTACAAACTAGACCTTCCCAAGGCCTAAGGCTGAAATGATAGCAGACTGTGGGCTGGCTTGGATGTGGTTACTAATGTACGCTCCCTGTCTCTCTGCTGGGGGCTGCTGCTCCCAGCAGCAGAGTCCTGGAGGCCGGATCAGCTACAAGAAGAGGAAGACTAGCGACATGTCTGAGTTCCAAGAGGTTTCCTGGGCCGGCACAAGGCAGCGCTCATTGCTACTCCCACACACAACGACACACATCCCCACAAAAGACACTGAGACACGCTTACAGTCTAACAGGGCTTTCCTCAAATACCCAGCCACCCACAGTTACACCCACGTCCACCTGTAGCCTCAGATATAAACACCTCAAATACCCAGGGCTACAAATGCCTGGCCCTAGGCCTGCTCTTCCCCACCGGGCCCTAGGCCTTGTGTCTTGGTCCTCCCTCCTTTAGGCATCGCCCCCTTCCTTATCCCCAGGGTACCTTCTCCCTTTAACCCCGCTACGGCCTCTGCACCGGGTGCCCACCTGGCAGCGGCGATCTCCTGGCGCTGGCGGGCAGCGCTCACGGCTCGACGGGCGCCCTCGACGGCCCTGTCCACCTTCTCCTTGACTTTGCCCCGCCGAAGGGCCAGAGGAAGAAGGCTGCGCACGCGCCCCCCGTGCACCAGCCGGTTGCGCTTGTACTTGCCCTCCTCGCGGGAGCCGTCGGGGCGGGTGGTGCGCCCGTAGCCGTGCCGCCGGTTGCCCAGCCACTCGCCCTCGTAGCGCAGCCCGTTGGAGCGCTGGCTCACGCCGTAGCCGCTGCGCCGGTCGGCGCGCCATTCGCCCGCATACACCTCAGTGGCCGAGCCCTCGATGAGGGCGGGCGGCGCCGGGGCCGGGGGCCCGCTGGCCTCGGAGCCTGGGGGTCCCGTGCTGCCCACCTCGCTGCTCACCTCGCTGCGCAGGGAGCCCCTCTTGCTGCCCAAGGAGCTTCGGCGCCCGCCCGCCCGAAGCCCGCTGAGCAGCAGCGAGCGGCGGAAGAACCCGCCGGCCGCGGGGGTGCGCTTTCGGCAGGCCGCGCTGTCAGCATCCCCAGGCCCGGCCAGCACGAAGCCTCCCCGGGAGCCGGAGGCCGGGCTGCCTCCTTCGTCGCCGGtcaggggcaggggcgggggcggcgTCGGGGGATCGCTGTGGCCCGAGTCCAGGGAGGTGCGGCGGGGCGAGCGCAGCAGCGCCGCCTGATGGTAGGGCACACTCTGGCGCACCCCGTAGCCGTGGCGCTTCCCAGCCTGCCACTGGCCCTGGTAGGTGCCTGCGCGGGGCGggtaggagggagagaaagagtcaGGACCCGCCGCTCCttgccacccccagccccatgcGCCCCTGGAAGCCTAAGAGTCGGGTGGGAGCAACTGGCGTGGAGGTCGGGGAAGGGCACTAGGAGCCGGGGACAGGCCAGGTGGGGTCGGAAGGTGTGGAAGAGCAGAGGGAAGACAGGCAGGGAGTGGGAGATCCGTGGATTAGGGCCGTGCAGGTAgacaggggaaagggggagggacagACAGGCTGGGGTGTGTGAAGGACAGACAGTCCAGAGGGTGTGAGGGACAGGTTGACGGGGGTGTATAGATGGCATATGACAAGCAAAGAGAATTGTCAAGGGCTGACTGAGGAAATGTGAGGGGACAGGCAGAGCAGAGGTGTTAGGGACAGGCAGGTGGAGAGGGGAGGTGTGTGGGACAGGCAGACAGGGTGTGTGTGAGGGTTAGGTAGATGCGGGGTGTGAGGCTCAGGCAGACAGGGAAGGGGTGAGGGCAGGCAGATTGGGGAGAGGGAAAATCAGGCAGGGGACAGACAAATAAGGAAGGCGTGTGTGATGATGGGAGGAGAGGGCAGAAAGATGGGCGCAGGGGCGCATATTGATAGGGGAGGCGTGTAGGATAACAGCGGGGCACCGGGGGTTGTATGGCTGGGGAAGGCATACGCGGGGCAGGCCAGCGGGGAGGCGCACGCGGACGAGCAGACAGACAGTAGTGGGCAGGGCCCCGCACCTCCGTCGGAGTAGGTCTCGGTGCCGTAGCCGTCCTGGAAGCCGTCCTTCCAGAGCCCGGCGTAGCGCAGGCCGGACACGCTCTCCCACACACCGCTGCGCCCCTTCAGCCCGCCCAGCCACTCGCCGCGGTACGTCCAGCGGCTCTTGCGCTCCACGCCCAGCCCTTCGCGCTTGCCCTGCTGCCAGTGGCCCTGGTAGCTGTGTCCGCCGGGCCCCGTGAAGACGCCCAGTGACTCGAAGCCCTGCGCCCAGCAGCCGCTGTACTCGCCCTGGGCGCCGGGCCCCGTGCACACGCCGTAGCCATGTGCCCGCCccgcctcccagccccccacGTAGCAGCCCCCGTCGTCAAAGTCGAACTTGCCCCCGGGGGACATGCATGTAGTTGGCGCGGCCTCAGCCCCCCGGTGGCTCAGCGCATCCTGGGGCTGGAGAAGCCGGCTGGGGGCCTGGGAGCCGGGCgaggcctgggggcgggggcagttAGACCGGGGCCAGGCAGGGGGCGCCCAGCGCGGGCAGGCAGGGCCGGACCCTCATCCTGAGTGGCTGCGGAGAAAGAGGGGGGAAGTGGCGAGCGAGGCCCCTCCTCTTTGCCCGTCGCTCCCTGGCCCAGTGGCTCCGGAGCCTCAGCaccgccccccaaccccccacccttCAGCAGCATCTTCCAGCAGCTCCCAAGCTTTGGAGGCACGGGGCTCCCCCATCCTCCGTTCTTGTAGAGGGCCCCTCCCAGGGCTTGGGGTCCTAACCCCAAGCAGGAGTGCCACTTCTCCAACCTGGAACCCCAAAGCATCGAGTGAGGATGAcagttgcgggggggggggtgtcctgggagggggctgggcagaATCGTAAGCCACCCGCTTCCCTGGCTGCTGTCAGGACCCCTCTACCCCGGTTCTTTGGCTTCCCTGGCAAAGGTCGGGGGTGTGGGTGGGTTGAAAACATAGGGGGGAGATCGGAGCAAGGTGGGCAGAGGATATGGTGGGGGAAAGGATGGGGGAGGCTCTGCAGGGGAAAGGCGAGGGTGCGGATGGGCAGACGGGCAGAAGGGAGGGGGCAGGTTACTCACCATGTGGACTGGGGCTCAGGCTGCCTCCCAGGCACAGCATCCATGGCAGGACACCTCCACTCCCACCTCGCCCAGGCAAGACAAGCCCCCTCCCCTTCCGGAGAGACTGCTCCAACCCGGAGAGCCCAGGTGGGGGAGCCGCAGGAGAGagtcccctctctccccagccgGAGGAGCAGGCAGTGGGGGGCGCGCGAGGTGGTGGCAGGGGTAGGGGGAGATGAGAATagtgtaggggaaaaaaatctgccttGGATGGAGGTCAGGAagaggagctgggagctggatgggaagagagagggggCTATCAAGAGGgggtgtttttattattttcttcttcttatggttgggagaggaaaaaaaaaatcaaaattctgaTTCCATCCCAGCGCAAATCAATGTTTGCTCCATCCCAGCATCACGGGGGAGGCTGGGCCAGGCAGATTTAAAGGggcagggagaagagaggagaggagagggtggggagaggagaagacGAGGAAGAAGAGACAGTGGCGGTGACAGCGTTGGGGGGCGGGGATGCCTGGGCAGAAAAGGATGGGTGCCTGCTCAACCTGCGATGAGGGAGGAGGCAAGTAGAGAGGAGGATGAGAGGCACAGAGACCCCCAGGGTGGAAAGAAACCCTGGGATGCTGGCAGGGAGTGGGgtgaggctgaggggaggggagaggagccagGGGGAGGAGACTGAGCTGAAgatggggaggctgggggaggtcgAAGCCAGCGGGGGGAGGAGAGATGCTGGCGAGGCCGGGAGAGGGCGAGAGGAATACAAAGAAAGAGGTGCAGGGGTGAGAGCTAAGGCAGGGGGAGATACTgttggagagggagaaagggagggagaccCATTCTGGGGCTGGTGAGGGATGGCAAGGAGaagagaggcaggggaggaggagaaggagggagaagaaataGATATGGAGACTGAGAGAGCAAAATAAGGGttgtgagggagggagaaagctCTGCACAGGGAAGGCGGGCTTGGGCAGAGACATCTATCTAGCCAGGAAGAGCCCAAGCAGGGGCTGGAGGGCCGGAAGTGGTGTTTCCGGGGCCCTGGGGAGAAGGATGAACCTGCCAGCTGCTTGGACTGAAGCCAGGAAGCCTTTGGGCCTGGACGCCTGTGTCCACCAAGTCCACTGTCCTCCCTAAGAAACTGCTGCAGGGGACCAGGAGGCTCCCCACTTGTGCTTTCTGAGCAAGCTTGAAATGGGACCCTTCCAGGAAGCCCGGACCCACAGTGCTTTTCCAGGCTGCACCACCTTCTGCCCCCCACCAGCGCTTTCTCCCTGGGTTCTCCCTCTGACAGAGGTGGGCAGACATGAGGGGGTGTATTGGGTTTGAATGGGGAACAGGGGGTCATGTTTGGCAGCGCCATCAAGATGCTGGGGCTTTGGAGTCGTCTCTTTTGCAAACCTAGAGGCAAAGACACATCTGGGGAGGGCCTTATCGTGGCAAGGCCCTCTTCAGCCTTCCACCGCTCCCTGACCATTCACCCGAGGGGCAGCACATCCTGGGCCTTCCCGTTTACAGACAGAAGTAGGCACATACTGTCTTCCCTCCCCTCAGCTTACTTAGATGCTGCATCTACCCTGCCCCTAAGCATTTAGGAAGGAGGACACCATCCAATTACAACAGGGTAGGTAGTCAAATGCACTCaggtccttttctttctttcttccttcctttccttcttttctttctctctctctctctctctctctccccctcttcatttctttgtttctttttctctctctctttatttctttcttttttggccgctggcaggatctcagttcccagaccagggattgaacccagggccccagcagtgagagtgccgagtcctaaccactggactgccaaggaattctcTGAAGTGTGTTTATTTTCATACCAGGTCTGGTCCACCCCATCATTTTACTGGAAgagaactgaggcccaggaggggAGATCACTCACCCGAGGTCACACAGTAgaggtggcagagctaggattagaACAGACTTCAGACCTTTTGAACCCTGTAATTCTTCCCAGAATTCCTTGTACTTGGGAACCTCTCTTAAACTCAGGAGATCTATTTTTGATTATGGTGGTAAAATAAAGAGCATGAGGTTTGGAATAAACAGGAATTTCCCTTGCACTTTGTTTTTCTAAAGGTGGATATGAGGTTTGAGAAACATGTAAATTTTAAGCCTTTAGGGCTGGGACCACATCTTCTAAGGATGTGGTCGCAGCACATGGAACATGTCCTAGCGTGGAACAGGGCAACTGTGGGTCTACTTGGGACAAGGGTGGTGGTGGAGaggttcttccttcctccttcccttccttccttcctttctccattcatcaaacatttatatagtttactgtgtaccaggcacattGCCCTGGGCTACAGATCTAGCGGTGAACACTGCAGTGCCTGCTCTCACGGAGCTCACTGTCTAGTAGAGAAGACAGACAACTAACAAGCAACGCTAGAGTAGTTTGTGTTACGACAGGGGTAGAAATAGAGAATAGGGTGGAACCTAACTTCGGCTGGCTCCCTAGGGAAAGAGGCATTGAAGAGGAATCCAGAAGGAGTACTGGGGCAGGCCCAGCTGCATCGCATCACTCACCCCTAGATATTCAGGCCTTTCTTCTCCACACAGTGCCTTGTACTATTCAGACCCTAAGATTCCCCTTTTCTCCAAAAAGacaaagtgggggtggggggggctgtgAGGAaacgagaaaagaaaaacaaagctatgGACCTGAGGAGATGTGTGCCCTGTTCTTTAGGGAAGAAGGATGGCAGAGTAAGTGGAGGGTGGGGAGCGATGCTTGTTGGTAGGGTGGGTCGGTACTGAATTCTAAGCTGCAAATCAAGGTATAGGTCTGATGACACCCTGAAGAAGTCACTGGCAAAACTACCCTGGCACTTGTGGGGCTCACAAGTCTTAGCCCCCCCATATTGCCCTGAGAGAGGCAGTTTTCCAACCACTCTCTGGTCTGTCCCTACAGGTCCTATAATCCCTTCTTTTAGGgtaaagatgctttttttttttttttcctttcggaGGATGCACTGGTTTGTTCTGCCACAATTTACCAATGCCTGGGGGTCATAGAAAAGGAAAGCAACATGAAGTGAAGCAGCTCTGGTCTTGGAGCTGCACTGTGGGTGGTCCTCCACCTGCATTccttcattcaatcctcacaacaaaacCTAGCGGTGAGCAGCCCAGGCTGGAGGCCAAGAGCTGGGCTTGCAAAGATGGACAGACCTCAGTCTGAATCCTGACTCTACTGCCTGCTAGCTGGGTAAACCTGAGCACATTCCCTAACTTTTCCAAGCTGCAGTTTGtgtatctctaaaatgggaacacCCTAACCTATCCCCCAGCTTATGGTGAGGATTGAAATGATCATGTATGAATAGCACGTGTGATTATATACAGAGGGAAAAGCACCTGGTCTAGTGCCTTGTACATAGTAAATGCCCAGTAAATGGGGCTTGAAAAATAGGTGGCATTATGCCAGTCTTATAGGTGAGGAATCTGGGACCCAGAGGTTAATTTGCTCAATGTTGCACAGCTAATATATGGCAGCGTTTGGAGTTGAATATCTATCAGACTCCCAAGTGAGTATTATTTTAACAAATGCAATTTGGGGGCCTATTTCTAAAAGTAAAACATGCTGATtgtagaaataggaaaataaagcaCAATGTCAAGGGTAAAAATCACGCATAGTCTTACCGCCTGACAAACACTTGAGCGTATTTTCATATCGTCTTCTCTTCTACgcattttttatttaacataatcaGCTAAATGATTCATAGacaattttgtatcctacttATTTGCTTTGCATTACACTGTAAGCATTTTTTCATGTCATTAAAACATCCTTGAATTTTTAATGGCcgcataatattccactgtttggATGCAGCataatttgtttaaccattctaGCATAGCACTTTTATGCCATTTGCACagtttttgctattaaaaattaacatctttGTTTTTGGGCTGCGCAGCAGGGCTTGCGGGATCctaaacagggattgaacccatgccctcggcagtggaagtgcaggttcccagccactggactgccaggagattcccaaagcatttttaaaagaaagcatcgGAGATACAAAGATTTGTATAAAAGATGTTAATTTCTGGCagttccctgggggtccagtggttaagacttggcactttcactgtggtggcccaaGTTCaattcctggtgggggaactaagatcccacaagctgtgcggcccagccaaaataaaaataaaaataaaaatgctttatcatggaaaatttcaaagataTACCAAGATAGacaaaagtagaataaaaactCCCATGTGCCCATCCTTCAACTTCAGCAGTTATCACTTTTGGCtaatcttattttctcttctgccatttatttcaaaacttagGTATCATGTTATTTCAGTCTGTGGTTTCTTGAAGTTGGATTCTAACAGTATTAACAGACCCAGAATTGCTGGGTGAGAGGATAGAAACACTTTGTaagattttggatttattttgctaGAATCGCTTCCAGAAAGGTTGTACAAATTTGTACTCACCCAGTGAGAGTGCTGGTATTATTGCATATTGCACCCTGACCtgtatttcacacacacacacacacacacacacacacacacacacacacacacacacaccttctgcCAACTTGACAGGTGAAAAGTGCTTTTTTTCATGCACATCTGTTTGATCGCCAGGCTTAGACTGAGAAGGCACTGCAGTGGAGTGAACCCCCTGAAGGACCCTTAGAAACATGCTGATACCTCCTGGGGACCCCAGCCAGGGCCTGTAGGCTTGAGGGTTCATCTTCCAATTGAGCTGCCCCCTCTCCCCCGCAGGGCAGGGAGGAGCTTGGGAagctctcccacctcatcccACCGGCAGCCACCAGGGGTCAGGATGGGGCCAGAGATCCCCATGGTGGGAGAGAGGGTAAGAGTGGCCT
This region includes:
- the JPH4 gene encoding junctophilin-4 isoform X1, whose translation is MSPGGKFDFDDGGCYVGGWEAGRAHGYGVCTGPGAQGEYSGCWAQGFESLGVFTGPGGHSYQGHWQQGKREGLGVERKSRWTYRGEWLGGLKGRSGVWESVSGLRYAGLWKDGFQDGYGTETYSDGGTYQGQWQAGKRHGYGVRQSVPYHQAALLRSPRRTSLDSGHSDPPTPPPPLPLTGDEGGSPASGSRGGFVLAGPGDADSAACRKRTPAAGGFFRRSLLLSGLRAGGRRSSLGSKRGSLRSEVSSEVGSTGPPGSEASGPPAPAPPALIEGSATEVYAGEWRADRRSGYGVSQRSNGLRYEGEWLGNRRHGYGRTTRPDGSREEGKYKRNRLVHGGRVRSLLPLALRRGKVKEKVDRAVEGARRAVSAARQRQEIAAARAADALLKAVAASSVAEKAVEAARMAKLIAQDLQPMLEAPGRRPRQDSEGSDTEPLDEDSPGVYENGLTPSEGSPELPSSPASSRQPWRPPACRSPLPSGGDRGPFSSPKAWPEEWGGPGEQAEELAGYEAEDEAGLQGPEPRDGSPLLGGCSDSSGSLREEEGEDEEPLLQMRTPGRSEPEPTALPVLRGLSSRGPEAGCLMEEAEEAAASERPAQPVRDPPLPDSALCPLSLPSFLVPLLLKAWPLILSRLLSDPLRGFDLHLASFLPAPSWTISHLKKIENLQAGRNLRDLHVQLPHLTHGRTEALTVTHQGYE
- the JPH4 gene encoding junctophilin-4 isoform X2, which encodes MSPGGKFDFDDGGCYVGGWEAGRAHGYGVCTGPGAQGEYSGCWAQGFESLGVFTGPGGHSYQGHWQQGKREGLGVERKSRWTYRGEWLGGLKGRSGVWESVSGLRYAGLWKDGFQDGYGTETYSDGGTYQGQWQAGKRHGYGVRQSVPYHQAALLRSPRRTSLDSGHSDPPTPPPPLPLTGDEGGSPASGSRGGFVLAGPGDADSAACRKRTPAAGGFFRRSLLLSGLRAGGRRSSLGSKRGSLRSEVSSEVGSTGPPGSEASGPPAPAPPALIEGSATEVYAGEWRADRRSGYGVSQRSNGLRYEGEWLGNRRHGYGRTTRPDGSREEGKYKRNRLVHGGRVRSLLPLALRRGKVKEKVDRAVEGARRAVSAARQRQEIAAARAADALLKAVAASSVAEKAVEAARMAKLIAQDLQPMLEAPGRRPRQDSEGSDTEPLDEDSPGVYENGLTPSEGSPELPSSPASSRQPWRPPACRSPLPSGGDRGPFSSPKAWPEEWGGPGEQAEELAGYEAEDEAGLQGPEPRDGSPLLGGCSDSSGSLREEEGEDEEPLLQMRTPGRSEPEPTALPVLRGLSSRGPEAGCLMEEAEEAAASERPAQPGAANPLVVGAVALLDLSLAFLFSQLLT